Within the Rhizobium favelukesii genome, the region CGTTTCGAGTATCTGAAGAAGACGGCTCGCAATTTCGGCTCGGTGCTGATCGGCATCGAATCCAAGGCACCTGAAAATTTCGCGCAACTCGTCGCGAATTTCGAGAATGCTGCCATCGGCTTCGAGGACATCACCGAAAACGAGATCCTCGCAAACCTCATCATTTAACTTTTCCGGTACGAGTTGCCATGATAAAGGCGGAGTATGGCTTCGATCTTCTCCAGCATTTTTTCAATGTTTTCAGGCGTCGGCAAATCTGCTGACGCTCCGGCAGGCGTCTCCTCCGAGCCCCAGCTCTACGGCGACTGCACAATCTACGCCGAGCCGCAGAAGGAAGGTGGCCAATATCGTCTCGCCGGCCGGATCGAGAAGACTGTTGATGGCGAAGTCCTCGTACGCAACTTCATCCGCGCCGATATGTTCGGGTCTTCCGATGATGCGATCGAGTGCACGGTACGCAAGGCGCAGCAGATTATCGATCAGAACGGTCCGTCACTGTTCAGCGATGGCGCAAGAGTTCGTCAGGTCTGATCCGCTTCCGACGCGGTTTTTCGGCATCTGCCGGGGCAACGTTTCTGCTCACGCAATCTTAAAGGATTGCGAAGAATCTTGGTGTCCGAAGTCTTACAGAACAGCCACGTTCCCTGCGCCACACAAAACCGACCGTCATGTTCACCGCCGTTGGTTGTTGGCGTGGACGCAGCGCTCTGGTGTTTACGCGCTGGCTGATGACAGGGGCGCCTGATGCAAGCCATTAACCTGCTGCTCTTTGCCATTGAGGCGGTTGGCTATCTCACCCTGGTGTTTACGACCGCACCCGGATGGAGATGGACGCGCCGGTCATGGTTCGTGAGGCGCTGCGGCAAGGGCACTTCGCCACTGTGATTATCCTGGATGCGGACCATTTCAAGGACGACAACGACCGCTTCGGACGTCTGCAGGGGGATGAGGTGTTGAAGGCGATCACGCTTCGCCTCGGCACCATTCTGCGATCGGCCGATCGTGTTTTCCGCTTCGGCGGTGAAGAATTTGTCGCGGTCTGCCCGGCAACCGGCCATGCTGAGGGAATGCGTCTTGCCGAACGCTTGCGCTGGACGATCGCAAGCAGCGTCAAGACGCCGGACGGAAAGCCGGTTACCGTCAGCATCGGCGTGGCGACAGCCGATACCGACGGCGTGAGCTTCACAACCGTCCTTTCGGCTGCCGACGAGAGGCTCTATCAGGCAAAGAAAGGCGGCCGCCACTGCGTCGTTGGCAAGCCTGGGCTTGTGAAGACTGGCTAGCGATTAACCGGCGCGGAATATCTTGGCGCCGGAGGGCGCGCTTGTCGCGCCGCCGTCGACCACGATCTCGATCCCTGTGACGTTAGCCGAATCGCTTGAGGCGAAATAGAGCGCAGCCTTGGCAATTTCCTCCGCTTCGCTCATTCGTCCGAGCGGACTCATTCCGCCCAGCCGGGCTTCGAGCGCGGACATTGCATCGGCGGTGGACGCCATCGGTTGCCAGATCGGTGTTTTGGTGCCGCCGGGCGTGACCTGATTGACGCGGATGCCGCGCGGCGCAAGCTCGGACGCCATATTTCGGGTCATGGCGCGTACCGCACCCTTCGTGGCGGCATAGGCAGACCAGCCAGGCGCACCAAGCACCGCATGCACGGATCCGTTGAGGATGACAGAGCCGCCATCGTTGAGATGCGGCAGTGCCGACTGGACCGTAAAGAACACGGCGGTGAGGTTCGTGCTGATGATGGCGTTAAATTGCTCCAGCGACGTCCCTCCAAGTGGGGTAGCACCGCCAATGCCGGCATTGGCGAAGAGCACGTCAAATTTGCCGAACTTGGCAGCTGCTTCCGCGAATGCCCGTTCCGTGGCCGCTACATCGGTGACGTCGAGTTTCAGCGTGAGCACGTTGCTACCGAGAGCTTTTTCGGCGGCCGCGAGGGTCTCGGGATTCCGACCGGTAATGATCACCTTGGCCCCTTCATCGAGGAAGATCTTGGCGGTCGCAAGACCGATGCCGCTGTTTCCGCCCGTAATCAGGGCGACCTTGTTCTGCAGACGCATTGCATGACTCCTCTTGGAAATTTGCTCGATCTGGATTACGATCGACATCCATAAGGATTATGAGTATAATCTTTATGAGTCAACCGATCCCCGGAGAGAATTTTCATGGGCCACTCACAGCAGGATAAGCGCAAGACGCACGAGAGGATTGTCGAAATCGCCTCGAAGCGTTTACGCGAGAAGGGGCTGGAAGGCGTAGGCGTCGCGGATCTGATGAAGGAGGCGGGGCTGACGGTCGGCGGCTTCTACAAGCATTTCGCCTCGCGTGACGAACTGGTGGTCGAGGCGATGCAAGCAGCTTTTGGCGCCTGGACCACGAAGGTACGGTCGGAAGGGCGGGCTCCGGAGGATATTCCGTTGCAGGAGTATGCGGCGACCTACCTGAGCGGGGAACACCGGGACGATACCGCTGGGGGATGCCCGTTCGCAGCCCTCACGGCTGATATAGCGCGCGCCGGCGAGAGGTGCCGGTCGCTCGCGACCGATCAGATGAAGATGAACTTACACATCATGCAGGCGCGCATCAACACGACCGATGAAACACAGGCACGCCGCAAGGCGATAATCACGTCCTGTCTCATGACCGGCGCACTTGGTCTCGCACGGATCGCGAAGGATGAAAGCCTCGCCAGCGAGATACTCGATACCGTGAAGGCTTTCGTGAACGAGGTCGGCACAAAATGAAAACGGCCGGTGAGGACCGGCCGTTCCAATATCGGTCTGAACACCGATTAGGCGGCGAGGGCGATTTCCTCGGCGCGAGCCTTGGCAGCGCCAATTGCCTTCTCGGCAGCTTCTGGGCCAAAGGCGAGGCCTTCGACGTAAATCGTTTCGATGTCGGTGATGCCGAGGAAGCCGAGGACCGACTTCAGATACGGAACGGCATGGTTCATGCCGGCTGCTGGGCCCTGCGAGTACACGCCGCCGGAGGCGAGAACGACGTAGACCTTCTTGCCGGTGGCAAGGCCGACCGGGCCGCTTTCGGTATACTTGAAGGTGAGGCCGGCGCGGGCGACGTTGTCGATCCAGGTCTTCAGCGACGAATAGATGTTGAAGTTGATGAGACCGGTGCCGATGACGATCGTATCGGCGGCAAGCAGTTCAGCGGCGAGCTCGTCGGACGTCTTCACAGCCGCGGCTTCGTCAGCGGTGCGGGCATCAGCTGGCTTGCGGATCGCGGCGGTGAAGAGATCGTCGATGTGCGGAAGCGGGTTGGCAGAGAGGTCGCGGCGAACGACAACGCTGCCCGGCTGCTGAGTCTTGATCTTTTCAACGAGGTCAGCCGCGATCGTGGTGGAAAGCGAGTCTACGCGCGGGCTGGAAGTCAGAAGCAGGATGGACGACATGATTGAATTTCCTCTAGAATTGGGTTCCGCGGCTCGTCTTGGGAG harbors:
- a CDS encoding HlyU family transcriptional regulator, translated to MASIFSSIFSMFSGVGKSADAPAGVSSEPQLYGDCTIYAEPQKEGGQYRLAGRIEKTVDGEVLVRNFIRADMFGSSDDAIECTVRKAQQIIDQNGPSLFSDGARVRQV
- a CDS encoding SDR family NAD(P)-dependent oxidoreductase is translated as MRLQNKVALITGGNSGIGLATAKIFLDEGAKVIITGRNPETLAAAEKALGSNVLTLKLDVTDVAATERAFAEAAAKFGKFDVLFANAGIGGATPLGGTSLEQFNAIISTNLTAVFFTVQSALPHLNDGGSVILNGSVHAVLGAPGWSAYAATKGAVRAMTRNMASELAPRGIRVNQVTPGGTKTPIWQPMASTADAMSALEARLGGMSPLGRMSEAEEIAKAALYFASSDSANVTGIEIVVDGGATSAPSGAKIFRAG
- a CDS encoding TetR/AcrR family transcriptional regulator, giving the protein MGHSQQDKRKTHERIVEIASKRLREKGLEGVGVADLMKEAGLTVGGFYKHFASRDELVVEAMQAAFGAWTTKVRSEGRAPEDIPLQEYAATYLSGEHRDDTAGGCPFAALTADIARAGERCRSLATDQMKMNLHIMQARINTTDETQARRKAIITSCLMTGALGLARIAKDESLASEILDTVKAFVNEVGTK
- a CDS encoding FMN-dependent NADH-azoreductase, with the translated sequence MSSILLLTSSPRVDSLSTTIAADLVEKIKTQQPGSVVVRRDLSANPLPHIDDLFTAAIRKPADARTADEAAAVKTSDELAAELLAADTIVIGTGLINFNIYSSLKTWIDNVARAGLTFKYTESGPVGLATGKKVYVVLASGGVYSQGPAAGMNHAVPYLKSVLGFLGITDIETIYVEGLAFGPEAAEKAIGAAKARAEEIALAA